The window GTGGTTAAAAAATGGATTCCACACAAATGTAAAAACAAAAAATAAATACAATTTTTGGAACTCTAAAATCTTAAATAAAGCATTGGAGAAAAATAATTACAAGTATCCTATTTGGGGATCTATTAAGCAATGGAATCTATTAGGACATTCAATCAAGAAAGGTGAAAAATCTAATGCAAAAATAATTGTTCCGATTTCTGAAAAATTAGGAAGAGAAAATGGAACACCAAATTCAGAAAATAATAAAAGCGAGAAAGAAGAACAAGCAAATGATGAAATTAAATATAAATTTCGAACATCTCCTTTATTCAATATTGAACAAACAAATGCTGATTTAAATTTATTCACGAATTTAATCGGGCCTATCCCCTTAAATCAATCTAATAAAATAATAAAATTTATTAAATCAATAAAGCATAACTCAATAATATCGCATGCTATCGAAAATCCGATTTATTCTATTGCACTCGATCAAATCCAACTTCCGTCTCAAAGTTTTTTTAAAACCGAAGAAGACTTTTACATAACTTACCTTCACGAACTCGGACATTGGACAAATCATTTTACTAGATTAAATAGAAAACCAAATATTAAAGTTAAAGAATTTGAAGCAAAATTAGCCTTCGAAGAAATAACTGCCGAAATTTGTTCCGCTCTTTTAGGAACAGCTTTTGGATTTGAAAGAGACCTTCAACACCCTGAATACATTCTAGATTGGATAAATAAATTGGAAAAATACCCTTTTGCAATTTATCAAGCGGG of the Leptospira biflexa serovar Patoc strain 'Patoc 1 (Paris)' genome contains:
- a CDS encoding zincin-like metallopeptidase domain-containing protein, which translates into the protein MNQKIKIEEIVSELTFELINTLKTKSLKKWTQPWLKNGFHTNVKTKNKYNFWNSKILNKALEKNNYKYPIWGSIKQWNLLGHSIKKGEKSNAKIIVPISEKLGRENGTPNSENNKSEKEEQANDEIKYKFRTSPLFNIEQTNADLNLFTNLIGPIPLNQSNKIIKFIKSIKHNSIISHAIENPIYSIALDQIQLPSQSFFKTEEDFYITYLHELGHWTNHFTRLNRKPNIKVKEFEAKLAFEEITAEICSALLGTAFGFERDLQHPEYILDWINKLEKYPFAIYQAGSCAQSAAQYLCIQAGEHAPTSWPIRSNSDDW